From Candidatus Woesearchaeota archaeon, one genomic window encodes:
- a CDS encoding type II toxin-antitoxin system VapC family toxin: protein MAVLDTDFLVGILRKNKDAVKKFEEIGPDEPLRTTVFNIHELIEGVCRSSKPEQNMKQVDELIKDIEILSYLDHYPQTSGKISADLIETGKMIGIIDVFIATITLKNGEALITKNKEHFENIEGLKIILW from the coding sequence ATGGCAGTTTTAGATACAGATTTTCTTGTGGGCATATTAAGAAAAAATAAAGATGCTGTCAAAAAATTTGAAGAAATAGGCCCTGATGAGCCTTTAAGGACAACTGTTTTTAATATACATGAGCTAATAGAAGGTGTTTGCAGATCAAGTAAACCAGAGCAGAATATGAAACAGGTTGATGAGCTTATAAAGGACATAGAAATTTTGTCTTACCTCGACCACTATCCGCAGACTTCTGGAAAAATTTCCGCTGATTTGATTGAGACAGGAAAAATGATTGGTATAATTGATGTTTTCATTGCAACAATAACCTTAAAAAATGGAGAAGCACTTATAACAAAGAATAAAGAACATTTCGAAAACATTGAAGGTTTGAAAATAATACTTTGGTAA
- a CDS encoding type II toxin-antitoxin system HicB family antitoxin — MKKQIHNFTVVIEKDEDGYYVGSVPALRGCHTQGKTLDELLKNIKEAIEL, encoded by the coding sequence ATGAAAAAGCAAATACATAATTTTACTGTAGTAATAGAAAAAGACGAGGACGGATATTATGTAGGCAGCGTGCCTGCTCTTCGCGGATGCCATACACAAGGCAAAACCCTAGATGAATTGCTGAAAAATATAAAAGAAGCAATTGAATTA
- a CDS encoding DUF104 domain-containing protein, whose amino-acid sequence MATEIEGIYKNGKILPMNDIKLEENTKVTVMIHDHTKNKSFMRKLIGAWENVKEMDGIFNDILKRRHKDIGRKVGI is encoded by the coding sequence ATGGCAACTGAAATTGAAGGAATATATAAAAACGGAAAAATACTACCCATGAACGATATCAAGCTAGAGGAAAATACGAAAGTCACAGTTATGATACATGACCATACCAAAAATAAATCATTTATGAGAAAGTTAATTGGGGCTTGGGAAAATGTAAAAGAGATGGATGGCATATTTAATGACATCCTGAAAAGAAGGCACAAAGACATTGGAAGAAAGGTCGGTATTTAG